In the Setaria italica strain Yugu1 chromosome VI, Setaria_italica_v2.0, whole genome shotgun sequence genome, one interval contains:
- the LOC101781125 gene encoding endo-1,3;1,4-beta-D-glucanase: MGSTSMFFLCLAMVHVAAGTVHEHSQCIDNPPDLSLRGVEAGKVMDGLPRGFRAYVTGPSHSKQAIVLASDVYGFESPILRKIADEVAMTGHYYVVVPDFFHGDPYNDSRILSEWLKSHSPVEAAQDAKALFAALKKDRKSIGVGGYCWGGKVAAEIAKTEDVEVVVLSHPSLLTNDDIKEVKWPIEILGAQNDTITPPEQVLQFKQILKERMEIPYFVKIFPKVAHGFACRYNTTDPFAVKSAEKALAYMLDWFHKYLK, from the exons ATGGGCTCCACCTCAATGTTCTTCCTTTGCCTTGCTATGGTGCACGTTGCGGCAGGGACCGTTCATGAGCACTCGCAGTGCATCGACAACCCGCCGGACCTGTCACTGCGCGGCGTCGAGGCTGGCAAGGTTATGGACGGCCTCCCACGGGGGTTTAGGGCCTACGTCACCGGGCCCTCCCACTCCAAACAAGCCATCGTCCTCGCCTCCGATGTCTACG GATTTGAGTCACCCATACTGAG AAAAATAGCCGACGAAGTTGCTATGACAGGACACTACTATGTCGTGGTGCCTGATTTCTTCCACGGTGATCCTTACAACGACAGTAGAATCCTTTCAGAATGGCTCAAGTCTCACTCCCCG GTCGAAGCTGCCCAAGATGCCAAGGCACTCTTTGCTGCTTTAAAGAAGGATAGAAAATCCATCGGGGTTGGTGGTTATTGCTGGGGTg GAAAAGTTGCTGCAGAGATCGCAAAAACTGAAGATGTAGAAGTCGTTGTCCTTTCTCATCCATCATTACTGACTAATGATGATATCAAAG AGGTGAAATGGCCAATTGAGATCCTTGGAGCTCAGAATGACACCATCACACCACCAGAGCAGGTGCTTCAGTTCAAGCAAATCTTGAAAGAAAGAATGGAG ATTCCCTACTTTGTCAAGATCTTCCCAAAAGTTGCCCATGGATTTGCTTGCAGATATAATACTACTGACCCATTCGCTGTCAAAAGCGCTGAAAAAGCTCTTGCTTACATGCTCGACTGGTTCCACAAATACTTGAAGTGA
- the LOC101781519 gene encoding endo-1,3;1,4-beta-D-glucanase: MSSAALLFLCLAVVLVAAATVHDEHSQCLDNPPDLSLRGVEAGKVVDDLPGGFRAYVTGPSMSIRAIVLASDVYGFEAPILRNIADKVAATGYYVVVPDFFHGDPYNDSKILSEWIKSHSPVTAAQDAKPLLASLRNEGKSIGVGGYCWGGKFAAEIAKTDDTEVVVLSHPAYVTVDDMKEVKWPIEILGAQNDTITPQEQVRQFEQELRERMDIEYFVKIFPRVAHGFACRYNTTDPFAVKSAEKALAYMLDWFHKYL; the protein is encoded by the exons ATGAGCTCCGCCGCACTGCTCTTCCTCTGCCTCGCCGTGGTGCTAGTCGCGGCGGCGACCGTTCACGACGAGCACTCGCAGTGCCTCGACAACCCGCCGGACCTGTCGTTGCGCGGCGTTGAAGCTGGCAAGGTTGTAGACGACCTTCCAGGGGGGTTCAGGGCCTATGTCACCGGCCCCTCCATGTCCATACGTGCCATCGTCCTCGCCTCGGATGTCTACG GGTTCGAGGCACCTATACTGAG AAACATAGCCGATAAAGTTGCCGCAACAGGATACTACGTTGTGGTGCCTGATTTCTTCCACGGCGATCCTTACAACGACAGTAAAATCCTTTCAGAATGGATCAAATCTCACTCCCCA GTCACAGCTGCTCAAGATGCCAAGCCACTCTTGGCTTCTTTGAGAAACGAAGGAAAATCTATTGGGGTTGGAGGTTACTGCTGGGGGG GAAAATTTGCCGCCGAGATAGCAAAAACTGACGATACAGAAGTAGTTGTCCTTTCTCATCCTGCATATGTGACTGTTGATGATATGAAAG AGGTCAAATGGCCAATTGAGATCCTTGGAGCTCAAAACGACACAATCACACCGCAGGAACAAGTGCGTCAGTTCGAGCAAGAATTGCGTGAAAGAATGGAT ATTGAGTACTTTGTCAAGATCTTCCCAAGAGTTGCCCATGGATTTGCTTGCAGATACAATACCACCGACCCGTTCGCTGTTAAAAGCGCTGAAAAAGCTCTTGCTTACATGCTCGACTGGTTCCACAAATACTTGTAG